The Parachlamydiales bacterium genome has a segment encoding these proteins:
- a CDS encoding SDR family oxidoreductase → MSAVKIDIKIIDPCKKSQHKQNNGSFAILVVLDCKRGKMNPFKLLIIFLLISTALTAEQKVVLISGASKGIGLATAKEFHAKGWKVWAGYRTSVPHELSALKDMRFCRLDVTDEKLVHSVVEEILANEGRIDALINNAGYGLIGVEESVTIEEAKQVFDVNYFGALRLTQAVLPTMRKQKSGSIVNISSGVGVHALPGFGLYSASKFALEAMTESLAATVAHWNIKVSVVEPGFVHNDWGAHSVMGSRDINEDFYAKLNRGVYELIAVPHGQPCEEVAKLLYQIVELPKPNVRYQTTKEMTEWVSEKFVDPTGMTTHEENLEYIQRYLD, encoded by the coding sequence ATGAGCGCAGTGAAAATCGACATAAAGATTATAGATCCTTGCAAAAAAAGCCAGCATAAACAAAATAATGGTTCATTTGCAATACTTGTAGTCTTAGATTGTAAAAGAGGTAAAATGAATCCATTTAAACTACTAATTATTTTTTTATTAATTTCGACAGCTTTAACTGCAGAACAGAAGGTAGTTCTTATTTCGGGTGCAAGTAAGGGAATTGGATTAGCAACTGCTAAAGAATTCCACGCTAAAGGTTGGAAAGTTTGGGCAGGCTACCGCACTAGTGTTCCACATGAATTAAGTGCATTAAAAGACATGCGTTTTTGCCGTTTGGATGTCACCGATGAGAAACTTGTTCACTCCGTTGTAGAAGAGATATTGGCCAATGAAGGGAGAATAGATGCATTGATCAATAATGCAGGCTATGGACTGATTGGGGTGGAAGAGAGCGTGACTATTGAGGAAGCCAAGCAGGTTTTTGATGTGAATTATTTTGGCGCTTTAAGACTTACTCAAGCAGTACTACCAACAATGCGTAAGCAGAAGTCAGGAAGCATTGTCAATATTAGCAGCGGTGTTGGAGTGCATGCCTTGCCTGGATTTGGACTTTATTCAGCATCAAAATTTGCTTTAGAAGCTATGACAGAATCTTTAGCGGCAACGGTAGCCCATTGGAATATTAAAGTATCAGTTGTTGAGCCTGGATTTGTCCATAATGATTGGGGCGCGCATAGTGTTATGGGTTCAAGGGATATTAACGAAGATTTCTATGCAAAATTAAATCGTGGGGTGTATGAACTGATTGCTGTTCCCCATGGACAACCCTGTGAAGAAGTGGCAAAGCTGCTATATCAGATAGTAGAGTTACCTAAACCTAACGTGCGATATCAAACAACAAAAGAGATGACCGAGTGGGTATCAGAAAAATTTGTGGATCCTACCGGCATGACTACGCATGAAGAAAATCTTGAGTACATTCAAAGATATTTAGATTGA
- a CDS encoding NADH:flavin oxidoreductase/NADH oxidase, whose translation MTEDAKDTSVHGCSVGTDHDREVPEVDLFSPLTLRGITFKNRIVMSPMCQYSAENGMANDWHLVHLGSRAAGGVALVMVEATAVTSEGRISPKDMGLWSDAHIEPLSQIAAFVAKQGAIPGIQLAHAGRKGSSLPPWQGGTPLKKGDNGSWDLLAPSAIPFDTTNPVPKEMNEADIQNVIQAFKDSVQRALKAGFKVIEIHSAHGYLLHEFLSPISNKRTDQYGGSLENRMRLPLQVAVAARELIPEEYPLFVRISASDWIEGGWDIVQSVELSKKLKNVGVDLIDVSSGGMVPNAKIPVGKGYQVPFAQQIREQAEIRTGAVGLILEPRQAEEILTQGSADLIFLGRELLREPYWVIKAQHELGFEPDWPTPYGYAVKRRSK comes from the coding sequence ATGACAGAAGATGCCAAAGATACTAGTGTGCATGGATGTTCAGTGGGCACTGACCATGACCGTGAAGTTCCCGAAGTAGATTTATTTTCTCCATTAACCCTCCGCGGGATCACCTTCAAAAACCGTATCGTAATGTCACCTATGTGTCAGTATAGCGCGGAAAATGGAATGGCAAATGATTGGCATTTGGTTCACTTAGGAAGCCGTGCAGCGGGAGGAGTTGCCTTGGTTATGGTAGAAGCTACTGCTGTGACATCAGAAGGTAGGATAAGCCCTAAAGATATGGGGTTGTGGAGTGATGCTCATATAGAACCTTTGTCGCAGATTGCAGCTTTTGTAGCAAAGCAAGGAGCTATCCCTGGAATTCAACTTGCACATGCTGGAAGAAAAGGCAGCAGTTTGCCTCCATGGCAAGGGGGCACTCCCTTGAAAAAAGGCGATAATGGAAGTTGGGATCTGTTGGCACCCAGCGCAATACCTTTTGATACAACGAATCCTGTACCTAAAGAAATGAATGAAGCAGATATTCAAAATGTTATCCAAGCATTTAAAGATAGCGTACAGAGAGCTTTAAAGGCTGGATTTAAAGTGATAGAGATCCACTCGGCCCACGGCTATCTCCTGCACGAATTCCTCTCACCTATCAGTAATAAAAGAACAGATCAGTATGGGGGAAGCTTGGAGAACAGAATGCGTCTACCTTTACAGGTGGCAGTAGCAGCACGTGAATTAATCCCGGAAGAATATCCACTTTTTGTACGCATCTCAGCTTCCGATTGGATAGAAGGAGGCTGGGACATTGTGCAATCTGTAGAATTATCAAAAAAGTTAAAAAATGTAGGCGTAGATCTTATTGACGTTTCCTCAGGAGGAATGGTGCCCAACGCTAAAATTCCGGTGGGAAAAGGCTATCAAGTTCCTTTTGCGCAACAAATCAGAGAACAGGCTGAGATTAGAACGGGAGCAGTGGGTTTGATATTAGAACCGCGGCAAGCAGAGGAGATCCTTACTCAAGGCTCTGCAGATTTGATTTTTCTAGGAAGAGAATTGCTGCGGGAGCCGTATTGGGTTATCAAGGCGCAGCACGAGCTAGGCTTTGAGCCTGACTGGCCAACTCCCTATGGTTATGCAGTAAAAAGGCGTTCTAAATAA
- a CDS encoding type II TA system antitoxin MqsA family protein codes for MKCLNCDCEKFESKNIRFNPEIKGEEVEVVVPSFVCTKCQTPLMDGEQMNVLRRCAADKYRKQHNLLTSEEVIKYRASLGMSQTAFANYLKVGEASIKRWETYFVQDVVQDDHIRLKCDEAYAELNALEVHWKNQSSDIYSGNRPFCLELFKQAVRYLIGFTKSPLFLNKALFYADFKHFQQHGMSITGARYVHLEYGPCPDQFQNIYQLFLSKGVLISGGHHILKSIEKPDLSVFSDSEKEILEFVAQIAHKDGGKKLLKVSHEEQAFKKTEPLQLISYKLSKELKI; via the coding sequence ATGAAGTGCCTAAATTGTGATTGTGAAAAATTTGAATCAAAAAACATCCGCTTTAATCCTGAGATAAAAGGAGAGGAAGTCGAGGTGGTCGTGCCCTCATTTGTTTGCACAAAATGTCAGACTCCATTAATGGATGGGGAGCAAATGAATGTGCTTAGAAGGTGTGCCGCGGATAAATATCGCAAGCAACATAATCTTTTGACATCTGAAGAGGTTATCAAATATCGCGCTTCGCTTGGAATGTCTCAAACAGCTTTTGCTAACTATTTAAAAGTTGGAGAAGCAAGCATAAAACGTTGGGAGACATATTTTGTACAGGATGTTGTTCAGGATGATCATATTCGTTTGAAATGTGATGAAGCCTACGCAGAACTAAATGCTCTTGAAGTTCATTGGAAAAACCAATCCTCTGACATTTATAGTGGCAACAGGCCGTTTTGCTTAGAACTGTTTAAACAAGCTGTGCGCTATTTGATAGGATTCACCAAGAGTCCTTTGTTTTTGAACAAAGCTTTGTTTTATGCAGATTTCAAACATTTCCAACAACATGGCATGAGCATAACTGGGGCTAGATATGTGCATTTAGAATATGGTCCATGTCCAGATCAGTTTCAGAATATCTATCAGCTATTTCTCTCTAAAGGAGTTTTGATTTCTGGGGGGCATCATATTTTAAAAAGTATTGAAAAACCAGATTTAAGCGTTTTTTCAGATTCAGAAAAAGAAATTTTAGAATTTGTTGCACAAATCGCACATAAAGATGGAGGGAAAAAGCTTTTAAAAGTTTCCCATGAGGAACAAGCATTTAAGAAAACAGAACCCTTACAACTTATCAGCTATAAATTATCTAAAGAGCTTAAAATTTAA
- a CDS encoding AEC family transporter codes for MSIFTALIAKIAPLYVLMLMGYIAARFLHSHRDTVAHLLFYMITPLVIFSGVVNTRLDASVLSVPLISFLIASFLCLLFYSLSKLIWTDSTKNLMAISAGSGNTGYFGLPIVLLLMNDQGEGIYILAMLGVTLYESTVGFYILAKGTYTASECLKKLAKLPSLYSFLLGLIINLVGIKPPEAFAEFTGYIKGSFTVLGMMLIGLSLAGLHHLKIDYKFIGMTFLAKFVAWPLMALGVIYADTHWTQFLNPTIYNALFLLSIVPLAANTVALAAILKNQPEKSATAVFLSTLFAIGYVPLMATLLFEKLL; via the coding sequence ATGTCGATTTTCACTGCGCTCATTGCGAAAATCGCACCTCTATATGTCCTGATGTTGATGGGATATATCGCTGCGAGATTTCTCCATTCCCACAGGGATACTGTAGCCCACCTTTTGTTCTACATGATTACTCCCCTCGTCATTTTTAGCGGTGTCGTCAACACCCGCTTAGATGCAAGTGTCCTTTCGGTTCCGCTCATCTCGTTTCTGATTGCGTCATTTCTATGCCTGCTATTCTACTCGCTCTCCAAACTAATATGGACGGACTCCACTAAAAACCTGATGGCAATTAGCGCAGGTTCAGGTAATACAGGATACTTTGGATTGCCCATTGTTTTACTGTTAATGAACGATCAAGGAGAAGGCATATATATCCTAGCTATGCTGGGAGTAACCTTATATGAAAGCACGGTAGGCTTTTATATTCTTGCTAAAGGTACCTACACAGCCTCAGAATGCCTGAAAAAGCTTGCTAAACTTCCTTCTCTATACAGTTTTTTGCTTGGACTTATCATCAATTTGGTGGGAATTAAACCCCCTGAGGCTTTTGCTGAGTTCACCGGATACATCAAAGGATCTTTTACAGTATTAGGCATGATGCTTATCGGCCTCAGTTTGGCTGGACTACACCATTTGAAAATAGACTATAAGTTTATTGGAATGACCTTCCTCGCAAAGTTTGTGGCATGGCCTTTAATGGCCCTAGGTGTAATCTATGCAGATACACACTGGACGCAATTCCTCAATCCAACGATTTACAACGCCCTCTTTTTATTATCGATAGTGCCCCTTGCTGCAAATACTGTAGCTTTAGCCGCCATTCTCAAGAATCAACCTGAAAAATCTGCCACTGCAGTTTTTTTAAGCACCCTATTCGCGATCGGTTATGTTCCTCTGATGGCAACGCTACTCTTCGAAAAACTGCTGTAG
- a CDS encoding nucleotidyl transferase AbiEii/AbiGii toxin family protein translates to MPEKHAGGKWQLRYESAFGGGGNLEVDLNFMFRVSLYGIHKQCSHVIGNRKIKEITLLDIHELGAGKLSALFGRHASRDLFDAHQLLTKCSLNTEQLRLACLVYSAMGSKDWRQISIETIQFEERELKNQLIPVLRKQTFHKNDWLEWTNQLLIECRHALNILFPLSDNEQAFLEGIFERGVIEAALITQDQYLIEKINSHPLLQWKVQLVSKNNQK, encoded by the coding sequence ATCCCCGAAAAACATGCAGGAGGAAAATGGCAACTTCGCTATGAAAGTGCCTTTGGAGGTGGCGGTAACTTAGAAGTAGATTTAAACTTTATGTTTAGAGTGTCATTGTATGGAATACATAAACAATGTTCACATGTAATTGGAAATCGCAAAATAAAAGAAATAACCCTTCTAGACATACATGAATTAGGAGCAGGCAAACTCTCAGCGCTATTTGGTCGGCATGCTTCTCGTGACCTATTCGATGCTCATCAACTTCTAACCAAATGCTCTTTAAATACTGAACAACTTCGGCTTGCGTGTCTTGTATATAGTGCAATGGGGTCAAAAGACTGGCGACAGATATCGATTGAAACGATTCAATTTGAGGAAAGAGAACTCAAAAATCAACTTATACCCGTTCTTAGAAAACAGACATTTCACAAAAATGATTGGTTAGAGTGGACTAATCAATTGTTGATTGAATGTAGACATGCTTTGAATATTCTTTTTCCTTTGAGTGATAATGAACAAGCTTTTCTTGAAGGGATATTTGAGAGAGGCGTGATTGAAGCGGCGCTAATCACACAAGATCAATATTTGATTGAAAAGATCAACTCACACCCACTCTTACAATGGAAAGTACAGCTTGTTTCCAAAAATAATCAAAAATAG
- the pgeF gene encoding peptidoglycan editing factor PgeF: MIHKTKNGISWLEFKILQGYPLDHAYFLKHGGVSPVPYGLNFSEKNGDDLLHVERHLVLIKEIIQAKGVVRSALVHGNTVAVVQDAGVPYALEADGLITAVGDLMLMTTFADCQCTLLYDPKNHVAANVHAGWRGNVCNIYREAVTKLKDAFGTKPSDIIAGVGPSLGPNHAQFLNYRTEMPAAFLKYMRGECHFDLWEIAREQLEEEGVLPGNIEIAGICTYTEKEDFFSYRREKITGRHAGVIKLHPK; encoded by the coding sequence ATGATTCATAAAACTAAAAACGGAATAAGCTGGCTAGAATTTAAGATTTTGCAAGGATATCCTTTGGATCACGCCTATTTTCTTAAACATGGCGGGGTTAGTCCGGTTCCTTATGGATTGAATTTTAGCGAGAAGAATGGAGATGATCTTTTGCATGTAGAAAGACACCTTGTACTTATTAAAGAGATTATCCAGGCAAAAGGTGTGGTCCGCAGTGCATTAGTGCATGGCAATACTGTGGCGGTGGTCCAGGATGCAGGTGTACCCTATGCGTTAGAAGCAGATGGATTAATTACTGCGGTAGGTGATTTGATGTTGATGACGACGTTTGCCGATTGTCAATGTACTCTACTTTACGATCCGAAAAATCATGTGGCAGCGAATGTTCATGCGGGATGGAGAGGGAATGTTTGCAATATTTATAGAGAAGCAGTGACGAAGTTGAAGGATGCCTTTGGAACGAAGCCATCAGATATTATCGCAGGAGTGGGTCCTAGTTTAGGTCCAAATCATGCTCAGTTTTTGAATTATAGAACGGAAATGCCAGCTGCATTCCTAAAATATATGAGGGGAGAATGCCACTTTGATTTGTGGGAAATTGCGCGTGAACAATTAGAGGAAGAGGGTGTATTACCGGGGAATATTGAAATTGCGGGCATATGCACCTATACTGAAAAAGAGGATTTCTTTTCTTATCGTCGAGAGAAAATCACAGGCCGCCATGCCGGTGTGATCAAATTACATCCGAAGTAA
- a CDS encoding copper-translocating P-type ATPase has product MEHSDSCCHHEKLTGINEIPPEGTLFTCPMHPEIEQDHPGFCPICGMALEQKMITAQVDDSEYKDMLKRFIFAGLLTLPVLILVMVPGLLPEGISPWIQFILATPVVLWSGWPFFVRGWQSVKNRSLNMFSLISLGVGTAYLYSVIAVLFPSIFPNSFKHNGELFIYFEAAAVITVLVLLGQVLELRAKTHTSQAIRALLNQSAKTAHRINGSVEEEISIDHVHVGDLLRVKPGEKVPVDGTINEGSSLVDESMITGEPVPVLKNLNDPVTGGTLNQTGSFIMEAKHVGKETLLARIVQMVSEAQRTKAPIQKLADTVSGYFVPIVLMIALLTFIIWSMYGPEPQFVYALLNAVAVLIIACPCALGLATPMSIMVGVGRGAEEGVLIKNAEALELMQKVDTIALDKTGTLTLGKPRVVQVYSLGKATEQELLSYAAAIESLSEHPLGQAIVAEAKERHLEIPSVQDFQSITGGGVTGIIQGKNIFIGKPSLLADNRLQGSNALLSSIEEAQKQAQTVVLIAVDREAQGYIAITDPIKPSTPKAIQDLHHLNLKIVMLTGDNEFTAKAVAQKLSIDQVFAGVSPKDKNTIIQKIKNEKHIVAMAGDGINDSPALAAADVGIAMGTGTDVAMETAGITLVKGDLNGIVKAVQLSRATMKNIWQNLFFAFIYNALGIPIAAGILYPFTGILLNPMIASAAMAFSSVSVILNALRLKKVKLGSLPEQRS; this is encoded by the coding sequence ATGGAACATTCAGACTCCTGCTGTCATCATGAAAAACTCACCGGTATCAATGAAATCCCTCCCGAGGGGACGCTTTTTACGTGCCCGATGCATCCCGAAATTGAACAGGATCATCCAGGTTTTTGCCCCATTTGCGGAATGGCGCTCGAACAGAAAATGATTACAGCTCAAGTCGATGATTCGGAATACAAGGATATGTTGAAGCGCTTTATCTTTGCGGGTCTTTTGACTCTGCCGGTCCTAATATTAGTAATGGTACCGGGTCTTTTGCCTGAGGGGATATCCCCTTGGATTCAATTTATCCTAGCTACTCCGGTAGTTCTTTGGTCAGGATGGCCCTTTTTTGTACGGGGGTGGCAATCAGTTAAAAACCGTTCATTGAATATGTTTTCCTTGATTTCCTTAGGTGTCGGAACAGCCTATCTTTATAGCGTTATAGCGGTATTATTTCCTTCCATCTTCCCTAACTCCTTTAAACACAATGGGGAACTCTTCATCTACTTTGAAGCGGCCGCTGTCATAACAGTGCTTGTGCTCTTAGGTCAAGTCCTGGAGCTTAGAGCTAAGACGCATACCAGCCAGGCTATTCGGGCGCTTCTAAACCAATCAGCAAAAACAGCCCATCGTATTAATGGAAGTGTAGAGGAAGAGATATCCATAGATCATGTACATGTGGGCGACCTGTTACGGGTGAAGCCGGGTGAAAAAGTCCCTGTCGATGGCACTATAAATGAAGGATCAAGCCTAGTTGACGAATCGATGATTACCGGAGAGCCTGTCCCTGTTCTGAAGAATCTGAATGATCCAGTGACAGGGGGGACCCTCAACCAAACCGGAAGCTTTATTATGGAGGCCAAGCATGTAGGGAAGGAAACTCTTTTGGCACGTATCGTACAAATGGTTTCTGAAGCACAGCGTACCAAGGCCCCTATTCAAAAACTTGCAGATACCGTCTCCGGATATTTCGTGCCTATTGTATTGATGATTGCATTATTAACATTTATTATCTGGAGTATGTATGGACCCGAGCCGCAGTTTGTCTATGCGTTGCTAAATGCAGTGGCAGTACTAATTATTGCCTGTCCGTGTGCTTTAGGGCTGGCAACGCCCATGTCGATTATGGTAGGAGTTGGAAGAGGTGCTGAGGAAGGTGTGTTAATAAAAAATGCAGAAGCCCTAGAGTTGATGCAGAAGGTAGATACTATCGCTTTGGATAAAACAGGGACTCTCACTTTAGGAAAGCCGCGTGTTGTACAAGTCTATTCGTTGGGAAAAGCGACTGAGCAGGAGCTTTTAAGCTATGCTGCAGCCATAGAAAGCCTTAGCGAACATCCCTTAGGACAAGCGATTGTAGCAGAAGCAAAAGAACGTCATTTAGAAATCCCTTCCGTCCAAGATTTTCAGTCGATTACAGGTGGAGGTGTGACAGGAATAATTCAAGGAAAAAATATTTTTATTGGAAAGCCCTCTCTATTAGCTGATAACCGCCTTCAAGGTTCTAATGCGTTGTTGTCATCCATTGAAGAAGCTCAAAAACAAGCCCAAACCGTAGTATTGATTGCGGTGGATAGAGAAGCGCAAGGATATATTGCCATTACAGACCCTATTAAGCCCTCCACGCCCAAAGCGATACAGGACTTGCATCATCTGAACCTTAAGATTGTGATGCTGACCGGTGACAATGAGTTCACAGCAAAAGCTGTAGCACAGAAACTTTCCATTGATCAGGTATTTGCAGGCGTGAGCCCAAAAGATAAGAATACCATTATTCAAAAAATCAAAAATGAAAAGCATATTGTTGCTATGGCAGGAGATGGCATTAACGATTCACCTGCGTTGGCAGCAGCAGATGTGGGCATTGCTATGGGAACTGGAACCGATGTTGCAATGGAGACAGCGGGAATCACTTTAGTGAAAGGCGATCTAAATGGAATCGTCAAAGCTGTCCAGCTCAGCCGTGCGACCATGAAGAATATTTGGCAGAACTTATTTTTTGCCTTTATCTATAACGCCTTAGGCATACCCATTGCGGCAGGAATTCTCTATCCATTCACTGGGATATTGCTCAATCCCATGATTGCAAGTGCCGCAATGGCGTTTAGTTCGGTCTCTGTTATCCTTAATGCCTTAAGGTTAAAAAAGGTTAAGTTAGGGTCTTTGCCAGAGCAACGATCCTGA
- a CDS encoding TetR/AcrR family transcriptional regulator → MSTSKKRSYYSESRKAQSQETKNRILACAKMLFESKGLENVTIDEIAREAQVSAPSIYSIFQSKRGILLGLMDEALSPEQFEALVEQGKKETCPRKRLEITASIARQLYDAEKTQLGFLRGASILDPVFKGLEIERERRRYQRQKDMAEAMANEKAFIDSLSLTKVRDILWAFTGRDLYRMLVVERGWSSDEYEKWLAELLIKTLLTKPPS, encoded by the coding sequence ATGTCAACATCAAAGAAACGCTCCTATTATTCTGAGTCCAGGAAAGCACAGTCACAAGAGACGAAGAATCGCATTTTGGCTTGTGCAAAAATGCTATTTGAGTCCAAAGGCCTCGAGAACGTAACTATAGATGAGATAGCTAGGGAGGCACAAGTTTCAGCCCCTTCTATCTATTCTATTTTTCAATCGAAACGTGGGATTTTACTTGGCTTAATGGATGAAGCCCTTTCTCCTGAGCAATTTGAAGCTCTTGTTGAACAGGGAAAGAAAGAAACATGTCCTCGAAAACGCCTTGAAATTACAGCTAGCATTGCCAGGCAGCTTTATGATGCAGAGAAGACTCAATTAGGTTTTCTGCGAGGAGCGTCGATTTTAGATCCAGTATTTAAAGGTTTAGAAATTGAAAGGGAGAGACGACGATATCAAAGACAAAAAGATATGGCCGAAGCAATGGCAAATGAAAAGGCTTTTATTGACAGCCTTAGTCTTACTAAGGTTAGGGACATTCTTTGGGCTTTCACTGGGAGAGATCTTTATCGGATGCTGGTTGTTGAGAGAGGTTGGTCCTCAGATGAATACGAAAAATGGTTAGCCGAATTACTCATTAAGACACTTCTGACTAAGCCACCTTCCTAA
- a CDS encoding alpha/beta hydrolase, whose amino-acid sequence MSEKNIANPVLKNLDPIVYKGMTVNQLTEAYDDYIAIPNLDALLQENRERAQTVKAKLNPIQDVAYGSEIIQKLDIYAPKNAKNMPVIISIHGGGWTMGNKNPWAIPAETLMSKGILSISIDYGLAPQYRMDNIINHIRQAIAWTYKNISQYGGNPNRLYVYGMSAGAHLAGSALMPNWPKDFGLPEDIIKGLIALSGIYDLCTLVHAPQAESQKALQMTMEESTRDSPLYHLPNHSIPCIIAYGEKEPLILYRFEASNYAQELQKAGCNVSLIEVPKANHFDMINELANAEGNVFKELMKMLF is encoded by the coding sequence ATGTCAGAAAAAAATATAGCCAATCCTGTGCTAAAAAATCTTGATCCAATTGTCTATAAAGGGATGACCGTAAATCAGCTGACAGAAGCTTATGACGATTACATAGCCATCCCAAATTTAGACGCTTTATTGCAGGAAAACCGAGAACGCGCTCAAACTGTGAAAGCTAAATTAAATCCAATTCAGGATGTCGCTTATGGTTCTGAAATAATTCAAAAACTGGATATTTACGCCCCAAAAAATGCTAAAAATATGCCAGTAATCATTAGCATTCATGGTGGGGGTTGGACCATGGGAAACAAAAATCCCTGGGCTATTCCTGCAGAAACTCTGATGTCAAAAGGAATTCTATCCATTTCAATTGATTATGGCCTTGCACCCCAATATCGGATGGATAACATCATAAACCATATTCGCCAAGCCATTGCCTGGACATATAAAAATATTTCTCAATACGGAGGAAATCCGAATCGTCTTTATGTTTATGGTATGTCTGCCGGTGCACATCTTGCAGGTTCAGCTCTCATGCCAAACTGGCCTAAAGATTTTGGCCTTCCAGAAGATATAATCAAGGGACTAATTGCCCTCTCCGGTATTTATGACTTATGCACACTTGTTCATGCACCTCAAGCGGAGTCTCAAAAAGCACTACAAATGACAATGGAAGAATCCACACGTGATAGTCCGCTGTATCACCTTCCTAACCATTCCATTCCCTGTATTATTGCGTACGGTGAAAAAGAGCCATTGATACTGTACCGGTTTGAGGCAAGTAATTATGCTCAAGAGCTACAAAAGGCAGGGTGTAATGTTTCCTTGATTGAAGTCCCTAAAGCTAACCATTTTGATATGATCAATGAACTTGCCAATGCTGAGGGGAACGTATTTAAAGAACTCATGAAAATGCTCTTTTAA
- a CDS encoding phosphotransferase yields MPVCANNETQAVELLQNCLKVHGPFTFELLSGGCSGSEVIKVNTPDKAYVVRFWNMQWADYFPQDLACQLIASGAGYGPKVYFFDEVEGITIMEYYFPEALPEIQIRLQGLVDLLKKIHAGPAVPKGIDRAIYLDLLIEELEETPFFDLETLRTIKNTVFATTRPNASCVACHRDLHHGNLIYNQDSYSYLAIDYTWGAMDDPYADLANIAIFNCKTAEEEILLLQLYFGCAPSPKEIARLALMKLPAKIFYGLEFLGLAKACKIEELTPQVASKKYMDFGLPKGLPSTPTDFLNHAISLLGEVLDYSHSEHYMRDLKEINRH; encoded by the coding sequence ATGCCTGTTTGTGCTAATAACGAAACACAGGCTGTGGAACTTTTGCAGAATTGCTTAAAGGTTCATGGACCTTTTACATTCGAGCTCCTTTCTGGAGGATGCTCTGGTTCGGAGGTAATTAAGGTAAATACCCCTGATAAGGCTTATGTTGTCCGGTTTTGGAATATGCAGTGGGCTGATTATTTTCCGCAAGATTTGGCTTGTCAGTTAATTGCCTCTGGTGCTGGTTACGGCCCCAAAGTGTATTTTTTTGATGAAGTTGAAGGTATCACGATTATGGAATATTATTTTCCAGAAGCTTTACCGGAGATTCAAATCAGACTGCAGGGATTAGTGGATTTGCTCAAAAAAATCCATGCAGGTCCTGCGGTCCCTAAAGGGATAGATAGAGCTATCTATCTTGATTTACTCATTGAAGAGTTAGAAGAAACACCGTTTTTTGATCTAGAGACCCTTAGAACAATAAAAAACACAGTATTTGCTACCACACGTCCTAATGCCAGTTGTGTGGCTTGTCATCGAGACCTACATCATGGCAATCTGATTTATAACCAAGATAGCTATAGCTACCTTGCCATAGATTATACTTGGGGGGCCATGGATGATCCATACGCTGATTTAGCTAATATTGCGATTTTTAACTGTAAGACTGCAGAAGAAGAAATATTACTGCTTCAACTATATTTTGGATGTGCCCCCAGCCCAAAAGAAATTGCTAGGTTAGCGCTGATGAAGTTACCTGCCAAAATATTTTATGGATTAGAATTTTTGGGACTCGCAAAGGCCTGCAAAATAGAGGAATTAACTCCTCAAGTGGCATCTAAAAAGTATATGGATTTTGGATTGCCTAAGGGTTTACCATCAACTCCTACTGATTTTCTTAATCATGCGATTTCTCTGTTAGGTGAGGTCCTTGATTATTCACACAGCGAACATTATATGAGGGATCTTAAAGAGATCAATCGACATTAA